One genomic segment of Gemmatimonas aurantiaca includes these proteins:
- a CDS encoding asparaginase domain-containing protein, translating to MSIRIIVTGGTFDKEYDELTGSLRFRETHLPEMLRRGRSMLEVQVDVLMMIDSLEMLHHHRQQIVEACVRVPESRIVITHGTDTMAETAQVLAATVPGKTIVLTGAMVPYAFGSSDGLFNLGSALSFAQILPAGVYLAMNGRYFAAGHVMKNREVGVFEEATQGE from the coding sequence GTGAGCATCCGCATCATCGTCACCGGTGGCACGTTCGACAAGGAATACGACGAACTCACCGGCTCACTGCGGTTTCGTGAGACACACCTGCCGGAAATGCTGCGTCGCGGGCGCAGCATGCTCGAGGTGCAGGTGGATGTGCTGATGATGATCGATTCCCTCGAGATGCTGCATCATCATCGGCAGCAGATCGTCGAGGCCTGTGTGCGGGTGCCGGAATCGCGCATCGTGATCACGCATGGCACCGATACGATGGCGGAAACCGCGCAGGTGCTTGCCGCGACGGTGCCGGGAAAGACCATCGTGCTCACCGGGGCGATGGTACCGTATGCGTTCGGCAGCTCCGATGGTCTGTTCAATCTCGGCAGCGCGCTCAGTTTCGCGCAGATATTGCCGGCCGGGGTGTACCTCGCGATGAACGGGCGGTATTTCGCCGCCGGTCATGTCATGAAGAATCGCGAGGTCGGCGTCTTCGAGGAGGCGACGCAGGGGGAGTAA
- the trmD gene encoding tRNA (guanosine(37)-N1)-methyltransferase TrmD yields the protein MLPGLPMLRINIVTIFPGFFTGPLSLSIPAKAAMAGSVQYSLVDLRDFTHDRHRTVDDYPFGGGPGMVMKPGPFFEAVASVGATAPIVLLSPRGRRFTHADAVRFAAGSELTLLCGHYKDVDERVAQHLATEELSLGDFVLSGGEPAALAIVDATVRLLPGAMSDLDSARTDSFFDRGISAPSYTRPAEYEGFGVPEVLVGGDHARVAAWRDAESLRRTREAEARDREEWARREVEIAARESVIAEQERRAAEKAAKRARAKAAKARKHREESP from the coding sequence ATGTTGCCCGGGTTGCCCATGCTGCGCATCAACATCGTCACCATCTTTCCCGGTTTCTTCACGGGACCGCTGTCGCTGAGCATTCCGGCCAAGGCCGCGATGGCCGGCAGTGTGCAGTATTCACTCGTCGATCTGCGCGACTTCACGCACGACCGGCATCGCACCGTGGACGACTATCCGTTCGGCGGTGGCCCCGGCATGGTGATGAAGCCCGGTCCGTTCTTCGAAGCGGTGGCCTCGGTCGGGGCCACGGCGCCCATCGTGCTGCTCTCCCCCCGTGGCCGGCGTTTCACGCACGCCGACGCCGTGCGATTCGCCGCGGGCAGTGAACTGACGCTGCTCTGCGGCCACTACAAGGACGTGGACGAGCGGGTGGCGCAGCATCTTGCCACCGAGGAGCTCTCACTTGGCGATTTCGTGCTGAGTGGCGGCGAACCTGCCGCGCTGGCCATCGTGGACGCCACGGTGCGTCTGTTGCCCGGCGCGATGAGCGATCTGGACAGCGCGCGCACCGATTCGTTCTTCGATCGGGGCATCAGCGCGCCGAGCTACACCCGGCCCGCCGAATACGAAGGGTTTGGTGTGCCCGAGGTGCTGGTGGGTGGCGACCATGCCCGGGTGGCGGCCTGGCGCGACGCGGAAAGTCTGCGGCGCACGCGCGAAGCCGAAGCCCGCGATCGTGAGGAGTGGGCGCGGCGCGAAGTGGAGATCGCCGCACGCGAATCGGTCATCGCCGAACAGGAACGCCGCGCGGCGGAGAAGGCGGCCAAGCGTGCCAGAGCAAAAGCCGCGAAAGCGCGGAAACACCGGGAGGAATCGCCGTGA
- the rimM gene encoding ribosome maturation factor RimM (Essential for efficient processing of 16S rRNA) has product MRSVRCSAAPASSRPVTKPVSPRSCRPRRSCCPRPRPELAEFIVAGRVRRAHGVRGAWAVESLTDAPDALFASGAVLYAGDREGNLLPDQAGVPMALHVEDGRPMNREWLVRVHEVADRDLADTWRGRYLLADAAGLPEADDDEIYVADLIGMRVEVDGRGLVGHVRDVYDAPQGFILEVETTSGRPLVPWHDDLVRSVDEASRTIVLAPLDGLLD; this is encoded by the coding sequence ATACGGTCCGTTCGCTGCTCCGCCGCGCCGGCATCCTCAAGGCCCGTCACGAAGCCCGTCTCGCCGCGAAGCTGCAGGCCGCGGCGGTCGTGCTGCCCTCGTCCGAGGCCTGAGCTGGCCGAGTTCATCGTCGCCGGTCGGGTGCGCCGCGCACATGGCGTGCGTGGCGCCTGGGCCGTCGAATCGCTGACCGATGCGCCGGACGCACTCTTTGCGTCCGGCGCAGTGCTTTATGCCGGTGACCGGGAGGGCAATCTGCTGCCCGACCAGGCCGGTGTACCCATGGCCCTGCACGTGGAAGACGGCCGTCCCATGAACCGCGAATGGCTCGTACGGGTGCATGAAGTGGCCGACCGCGATCTCGCCGATACCTGGCGCGGACGATACCTCCTGGCCGATGCCGCCGGTCTTCCGGAAGCGGACGACGACGAGATCTACGTGGCCGATCTGATCGGCATGCGTGTGGAAGTGGACGGACGGGGACTCGTGGGGCATGTTCGCGATGTGTACGACGCGCCGCAGGGGTTCATCCTCGAAGTGGAGACCACGTCCGGACGTCCGCTCGTTCCGTGGCACGACGATCTCGTGCGCTCGGTCGACGAAGCCTCGCGCACGATCGTGCTGGCCCCGCTCGACGGTCTGCTCGACTGA
- the rpsP gene encoding 30S ribosomal protein S16, which translates to MAVKIRLRREGRKKTPMYRIVVADSKSPRDGRFIEILGQYQPRGGENAIALKADRVNHWLNVGALPTDTVRSLLRRAGILKARHEARLAAKLQAAAVVLPSSEA; encoded by the coding sequence ATGGCCGTCAAGATCCGTCTCCGCCGCGAAGGCCGGAAGAAGACCCCGATGTACCGTATCGTCGTTGCCGATTCGAAGAGCCCGCGTGATGGCCGCTTCATCGAGATTCTCGGGCAGTACCAGCCGCGTGGCGGCGAGAACGCGATCGCGCTCAAGGCCGACCGCGTGAATCACTGGCTGAACGTGGGCGCGCTGCCCACCGATACGGTCCGTTCGCTGCTCCGCCGCGCCGGCATCCTCAAGGCCCGTCACGAAGCCCGTCTCGCCGCGAAGCTGCAGGCCGCGGCGGTCGTGCTGCCCTCGTCCGAGGCCTGA
- the ggt gene encoding gamma-glutamyltransferase encodes MRLHSLSGIAMAAVLSVPAVPFAQTTPPRPAVESSGGMVVSASAIASEVGRNVLAAGGNAVDAAIATGFALAVTYPTAGNIGGGGFMVIRFPDGRATTIDFREKAPAAATPTMFTDSTGAYSSRIHHNSHRSVGVPGTVAGFALAHQKYGKARWNTIVGPAAQLADTGFLVPTGLAASLTGARNKLSTDSGSLAAYYKAGQPYAAGERLTLGDLGKTLGRIRDQGRDGFYKGTTAQLIAAEMKRGGGLITEADLAAYQAAERAPVRGSFKGYEVISMPPPSSGGVAMIEMLNILEGMDLRAMGHNSPQYVHSLVESMRRAFRDRALYLGDPDFTKPPIDKLTSKAYAEELRRTIDPNKASPSSPADVAQGYESDETTHYSVVDKDGMAVSVTYTLEAGYGLGAVVDGAGFLLNNEMGDFNGKPGLTDSTGLIGTAPNIAQPGKRMLSSMTPTIIARDGKLVAVVGSPGGRTIINTVLEVVLNLTAFDMPVQDAVNAPRLHHQWLPNTVTVERVGFPESTLDALRAKGHVVRVGGQQGTAHSIAIDPRTGKRLGAPDPRDRDAGASGTDR; translated from the coding sequence ATGCGCCTGCATTCCCTCTCCGGGATCGCCATGGCGGCCGTGCTCTCCGTGCCGGCCGTCCCATTCGCCCAAACCACTCCGCCACGCCCCGCCGTCGAGTCCTCGGGCGGCATGGTCGTCTCGGCCAGCGCCATTGCCAGCGAGGTGGGACGCAATGTGCTGGCGGCCGGCGGCAACGCCGTGGACGCCGCCATCGCCACCGGCTTCGCGCTCGCAGTGACCTACCCCACCGCCGGCAACATCGGCGGCGGTGGCTTCATGGTGATCCGCTTCCCCGATGGACGCGCCACCACCATCGACTTCCGCGAGAAGGCACCGGCGGCCGCCACGCCCACGATGTTCACCGACTCCACGGGCGCCTATTCCTCGCGCATTCACCACAACTCGCATCGCAGCGTGGGCGTGCCGGGCACCGTGGCCGGTTTTGCGCTGGCGCATCAGAAGTACGGCAAGGCCCGCTGGAACACGATCGTCGGCCCCGCCGCGCAGCTCGCCGACACCGGTTTCCTCGTGCCCACCGGACTCGCCGCGTCGCTCACCGGCGCGCGCAACAAGCTGTCCACCGATTCGGGATCGCTGGCCGCCTACTACAAGGCCGGCCAGCCCTACGCCGCCGGTGAGCGGCTCACGCTGGGTGATCTGGGCAAGACCCTCGGTCGCATCCGCGATCAGGGGCGCGATGGCTTCTACAAGGGCACCACGGCGCAGCTCATTGCCGCCGAAATGAAACGCGGCGGTGGACTCATCACCGAAGCCGACCTTGCGGCCTATCAGGCGGCCGAACGGGCGCCGGTGCGCGGCAGCTTCAAGGGCTACGAGGTGATCTCCATGCCGCCGCCCAGCTCGGGCGGCGTGGCCATGATCGAGATGCTCAACATTCTCGAAGGCATGGACCTCCGGGCCATGGGACACAACTCGCCGCAGTACGTGCATTCATTGGTGGAGAGCATGCGGCGTGCCTTCCGTGATCGCGCGCTGTACCTCGGCGATCCCGATTTCACCAAGCCGCCCATCGACAAGCTCACGAGCAAGGCGTACGCCGAGGAGCTGCGTCGCACCATCGACCCGAACAAGGCGTCACCGTCGTCGCCGGCCGATGTCGCGCAGGGGTATGAGAGCGACGAGACCACGCACTACTCCGTGGTCGACAAGGACGGCATGGCGGTCTCGGTGACGTACACGCTGGAAGCCGGTTATGGCCTGGGCGCCGTGGTGGATGGCGCGGGGTTCCTGCTCAACAACGAGATGGGCGATTTCAACGGCAAGCCCGGTCTCACCGATTCGACGGGACTCATCGGCACGGCGCCCAACATCGCGCAGCCCGGCAAGCGCATGCTCTCGAGCATGACACCCACCATCATCGCACGCGATGGCAAACTCGTGGCCGTGGTGGGCAGTCCGGGTGGACGCACCATCATCAACACGGTGCTCGAAGTGGTGCTCAATCTCACCGCCTTCGACATGCCCGTGCAGGACGCGGTGAATGCGCCGCGCCTGCATCATCAGTGGCTCCCGAACACCGTGACGGTGGAGCGGGTCGGCTTCCCCGAATCCACACTCGACGCCCTCCGCGCCAAGGGCCATGTGGTGCGTGTCGGCGGACAGCAGGGGACGGCGCACTCCATTGCCATCGATCCCAGGACCGGCAAGCGACTCGGCGCACCCGATCCCCGTGACCGGGACGCGGGCGCATCGGGCACGGATCGCTGA
- a CDS encoding DUF2911 domain-containing protein — MNVSRLLTRGASVLAAASLFSVPAAAQSGMNHAPPAGAAQAPASPRDSLAVNIGGADIKVNYGRPSKRGRAIFNGLQDMKWGMVWRTGANEATHFTTSKTLSFGGKDVPAGTYTLFTQLQENLKWELIVNKQTKQWGTDYNKAQDLVRIPMTVTSNNPVVEKMEIQVKPAGKGGEIIVQWDTYKAVAPFTVK, encoded by the coding sequence ATGAACGTTTCCCGTCTGCTGACGCGCGGTGCCAGTGTGCTGGCCGCGGCGTCGTTGTTCTCGGTTCCCGCAGCCGCCCAGAGTGGCATGAACCACGCGCCGCCGGCCGGTGCCGCGCAGGCCCCCGCATCGCCGCGTGATTCGCTCGCGGTGAACATCGGTGGCGCCGATATCAAGGTGAATTATGGCCGCCCGTCCAAGCGCGGCCGTGCGATCTTCAACGGTCTGCAGGACATGAAGTGGGGCATGGTGTGGCGCACGGGCGCGAACGAAGCGACGCACTTCACCACCAGCAAGACGCTGTCGTTCGGTGGCAAGGACGTGCCGGCCGGCACCTACACGCTGTTCACCCAGTTGCAGGAAAACCTCAAGTGGGAGCTCATCGTCAACAAGCAGACGAAGCAATGGGGCACGGACTACAACAAGGCACAGGATCTCGTCCGCATTCCCATGACGGTGACCAGCAACAATCCCGTCGTGGAGAAGATGGAGATTCAGGTGAAGCCCGCCGGCAAGGGTGGAGAGATCATCGTGCAGTGGGACACCTACAAGGCCGTGGCGCCGTTCACGGTGAAGTAA
- a CDS encoding D-aminoacylase translates to MSTRRTFLAQGAMLAAAPVLGGAAPKDARREATPRRVAVDLIIRGGTVYDGTGSEGRVADVAVHDGRVTEIAARIAERGTEEIDAHGLAVAPGFIDIHSHGDSSLREDPRAESVIRQGVTTIVAGADGSSRFSGDAGDSFAEWAARTAALKPSVNVASMIGLGSVRGKVIGEIDRPATAAELTRMAAMVARAVGEGACGASTGLEYTPGAFASREELIALCRPLAALRLPYATHMRNEDDRLLEAIDESIAVARGAGCPLQISHLKMQGTRNWPKIDASLARLEAARAAGVDAWFDVYPYVAYATGLTNLFPVWSRDGGTAAFLARLDDASVAPRIRTEALAKVELIGGWDNVQISRVSAAGDRDAEGKRLGAWAKARGVDPYEGAVGLLKRNRADVGMLGFAMSEDNLDRLLAHEYSMVCSDGSAFAIDGPTRRGSPHPRGAGTFPRVLGRYVRERKALSLTAAINRMTARPAARVHLRDRGVLAPRMAGDVVVFDPATVADTATFANPFQYPVGIRTVIVNGRVTIRDGQHLPAAGQVIRAS, encoded by the coding sequence ATGAGCACACGACGGACGTTTCTGGCGCAGGGGGCGATGCTCGCCGCCGCGCCCGTGTTGGGAGGCGCTGCGCCGAAGGACGCACGACGGGAGGCAACACCCCGACGAGTGGCCGTCGATCTGATCATTCGCGGCGGCACCGTCTATGACGGCACAGGCAGCGAAGGACGGGTGGCCGATGTGGCCGTTCACGACGGGCGCGTGACGGAGATTGCCGCGCGCATCGCCGAACGGGGAACCGAGGAGATCGACGCCCACGGTCTGGCGGTGGCACCTGGCTTCATCGACATCCATTCGCATGGTGACAGTTCACTGCGTGAGGACCCGCGCGCCGAATCGGTGATCCGTCAGGGCGTGACGACCATCGTGGCGGGTGCCGACGGCAGCTCGCGGTTCAGCGGGGACGCGGGCGATTCGTTCGCCGAATGGGCGGCGCGCACGGCGGCGCTGAAACCGTCGGTCAACGTGGCGTCGATGATCGGCTTGGGCAGTGTGCGCGGCAAGGTGATCGGCGAGATCGATCGTCCGGCGACGGCCGCGGAACTCACGCGCATGGCCGCGATGGTGGCCCGTGCAGTGGGCGAAGGTGCGTGCGGGGCTTCCACCGGTCTCGAATACACCCCCGGCGCTTTTGCCTCACGCGAGGAACTGATCGCGCTGTGCCGGCCGCTCGCCGCGCTCCGGCTGCCCTATGCCACGCATATGCGCAACGAAGACGATCGGTTGCTGGAAGCCATCGACGAATCCATCGCCGTGGCCCGCGGGGCGGGATGTCCGCTGCAGATCTCCCATCTCAAGATGCAGGGCACGCGCAACTGGCCGAAAATCGATGCGTCGCTGGCGCGTCTCGAGGCGGCGCGTGCGGCCGGTGTGGATGCGTGGTTCGATGTGTATCCCTACGTGGCGTACGCCACGGGACTCACCAACCTTTTTCCCGTGTGGTCGCGTGATGGAGGCACCGCGGCCTTTCTCGCGCGTCTCGACGATGCTTCCGTGGCACCGCGCATCCGCACGGAGGCGCTGGCCAAGGTGGAACTCATCGGCGGCTGGGACAACGTGCAGATCTCCCGTGTGAGTGCCGCCGGTGATCGGGATGCGGAAGGCAAGCGTCTCGGGGCGTGGGCGAAGGCGCGTGGTGTGGATCCGTACGAGGGGGCCGTTGGGCTGCTCAAGCGCAACCGTGCCGACGTGGGAATGCTGGGGTTCGCGATGAGCGAGGACAATCTCGATCGGTTGCTGGCTCACGAGTACAGCATGGTGTGCTCCGACGGCAGTGCATTCGCCATCGACGGACCCACGCGCCGGGGCAGTCCGCATCCCCGGGGAGCCGGCACCTTTCCCCGGGTACTCGGCCGCTATGTCCGCGAGCGCAAGGCACTGAGTCTGACCGCCGCCATCAATCGCATGACCGCCAGGCCGGCGGCGCGTGTGCATCTGCGCGATCGTGGCGTGCTGGCGCCGCGCATGGCGGGTGATGTGGTGGTCTTCGATCCGGCCACTGTGGCCGACACGGCGACTTTCGCGAATCCCTTTCAGTATCCCGTGGGCATCCGCACGGTGATCGTGAATGGCCGGGTGACCATACGGGACGGTCAGCACCTCCCGGCCGCGGGGCAGGTGATACGCGCGAGCTGA